A stretch of DNA from Candidatus Dadabacteria bacterium:
ATTAATATCTCCTCCTCGCCTCAATCATACCCCAGCCGTGTTAATAGTAGCTTTGCAGAGCCTTTACGTCGAGACCGATTCTCACCAAGGCCTCGATAGCACTGACTCCGGCGACCGCGCCGACGAGAGTGGTAAAGTAAGGAACATTGTTTACAAGCGCGGTCCTTCTTATCGAATATGACTGCGCGATCTCCTTTTTCCCGAAAGTGGTATTTATAACCAGCTGCACCTCGCCGTTTTTAAGGTGATCGACTATGTGGGGGCGACCCTGCTTAACCTTTTTCACCGTTCGGGAAAATATACCATTTTTATTGAGAAATTCAGATGTGCCTCCGGTAGCCATTATATCAAAACCGGTATCGCTCAGCCTCCGGGCTATATCAAGCATCCTGTCGGACTTGTCCTCGTCTTTTACGCTTATGAAGGCCACTCCGCCGGAAGGAAGTCTGTTGCCGGCCGCAATCTGGGATTTGGCAAACGCCTGGTCAAGGTCGGGAGCAATTCCCATGACCTCGCCGGTGGATTTCATTTCCGGGCCCAGAATTGTGTCAACTTCCGGGAACTTGACGAAAGGAAAGACCGATTCCTTTACGCAGTAGTGCCCCGGGACGATTTCCTGCGTGTAGCCGAGTTCCTCAAGAGATTTTCCGGTCATCACCTTGGTCCCTATCTTGGCCAGCTGAACCCCTATGGCCTTGCTCACGAAAGGAACGGTGCGGCTAGCTCTCGGGTTCACCTCAATTATGTAAACCTCTCCGTCCTTTACGGCAAACTGGATGTTGACAAGCCCTTTTACATTCAGAGAAAGCGCAAGTTTTTTGGTCTGGGATTTTATTTCCTCGACAATCCCAAGTTCCATCGAAAACGGGGGCAGAATCGCCGCGCTGTCTCCGGAATGAACCCCCGCTTCCTCGATGTGCTCGAGCACCCCGCCCACAACAACGGTTTTCCCGTCACAAACAGCGTCCACGTCGACTTCCTTCGCGTCCTTTAGAAACTTGTCTATCAGTATCGGGTGATTGGGCGAAACGCTCGCGGCTTCCCGTATGTAGGTCCGGAGAGCCTCCTCGTCGTAAACTGTCTCCATGGCGCGACCGCCCAGAACATAAGACGGGCGGACCATGACCGGATACCCTATTTCGCGGGCTATGCCAATGGCTTCCCCCTCGCTTCTCGCGGTATCGCTCTGGGGCTGGAGAAGTCCCAGATCCGAAACGAGCTTTCTGAATCTGTCTCTGTCCTCGGCAAGATCTATGCTCTCGGGGGAAGTTCCTATTATCTTCACCCCTTCCTCCTCAAGCGCGAGGGCCAGGCGGAGCGGTGTCTGGCCTCCAAGGTGAACTATGACTCCCCAAGGATCCTCCCTTCTTATAAGAGCCAAGGTATCTTCAAGCGTAAGCGGTTCGAAATAAAGCCTGTCCGAGGTGTCGTAATCCGTGCTCACGGTCTCGGGATTGCAGTTAACCATAACGGCCTCGTACCCCTCTTCCCGGAGCGCGAAAGACGCGTGCACGCAGCAGTAGTCAAACTCTATGCCCTGGCCTATGCGGTTCGGTCCCCCGCCGAGTATCACAACCTTTTTCCTGTCCGTGGGAAGCGCTTCGCTTTCGCTCTCGAAAGTCGAGTAGAGATAAGGCGTGTAAGCCTCGAATTCGGCGGCGCAGGTATCAACCATCTTAAAAGCAGGCTCAATTCCCTCGCGCAGGCGGAAATCCCTCACTTCTCTTTCTTCCGCGCAAAGAATCTTCGCGATCTCAATATCGGAAAAACCGTGGCGCTTGGCCTGAAGCATGGTCCCGCGGTTAAGCCCCTCCCTAGCAATATCCGATTCGAAATCGACAATCTGCTTTATATTTCGAAGAAACCACGGGTCTACGTGAGAGACCGAGTAGATTTCCTCCAAGTCCATCCCCAGACGAAACGCGTCGGCTATGTACCAGAGACGCCTGGGGGAGGGAACCCTGAGTTCTTCCCTTACCTCTTCGGGGTCACCGGACACCTTCTCGAAACCGTAGGAATCTATCTCAAGAGATCTCATCGCCTTCTGCAGGGACTCCTTGAAAGTCCTTCCGATGGACATGGCTTCCCCCACGGATTTCATCTGCGTGGTGAGATTCGGAGCGGTCTGCGGAAACTTCTCAAACGCGAACCTCGGTATTTTCACCACAACGTAATCTATCGTCGGTTCAAAAGACGCGGGGGTGTACTTCGTTATGTCGTTTGAGATCTCATCGAGCGAATAGCCGACCGCAAGCTTCGCGGCTATCTTGGCGATCGGAAACCCGGTGGCTTTTGAGGCAAGCGCGGAGCTTCGCGAAACCCTAGGGTTCATCTCTATTACCATCATCCGCCCGTCTTTGGGGTTAACGGCAAACTGGATGTTAGAGCCGCCGGTTTCAACGCCGATTTCCCTTATTATCGCTATGGACGCGTCGCGCATATGCTGGTATTCCTTGTCGGTAAGGGTCTGCGCAGGAGCCACCGTTATGCTGTCTCCCGTATGAACGCCCATGGCGTCCAAATTCTCTATGGAGCAGATTATGACGACGTTATCCATGTGGTCCCGCATCACCTCATACTCAAACTCCTTCCACCCCACTATGGATTCCTCTATGAGTATCTCGCTTGACGGGGAGCTTTCGATTCCCGCCTTGGCAAACTCCTGGAATTCCTCCCTGTTGTAGGCAACGCTTCCGCCGGTTCCGCCAAGGGTAAAAGAAGGTCGTATAATGACCGGAAACCCTATCTCATCCACAACATCCCAGGCCTCCTCCATGTTATGCGCGATACCGCTTTGCGGCACCTCAAGGCCTATGTCGGCTATAGCTTTTTTAAAAAGGTCCCTGTTTTCCGCCTTCTGTATCGCCGGGATTTTTGCGCCTATGAGCTCCACGCCGTGGCGCTCGAGCGCGCCGGATTCTGCAAGCGAAACGGCAAGGTTAAGGGCCGTCTGTCCGCCTATTGTGGGCAGAAGGGCGTCGAGGTTTTCCTTCTCTATTATTTTTTCCAGTATTTCGGGTACGAGAGGCTCCACGTAAGTGCTGTCGGCAAAGTCAGGATCGGTCATTATGGTGGCCGGGTTGCTGTTTACCAGAACCACCCTGTAGCCTTCTTCTTTCAGCACTTTGCACGCCTGGGTGCCTGAATAGTCAAACTCGCATGCCTGTCCTATAACTATCGGACCGGATCCGATGACCATTATGGTTTTTATGTCAGTTCGCTTGGGCATGGAATGGAAAAGCTTGTAACAGGTTGCAAATATATACTTAATAACGCGCTGACAGGCAACAGGGAAAAGCCCTGTTTTAGACTGAAATGCACCCTTACCTGCATACACAGACCGTGCTCTTCCCTCATGCCTAAATCCGAAGTACAATGTCTTTATGAACGACGGACTGTCCCGGCTCGAAGCCAGACTGCTTGACGGTCAGGAACCGTTTCACGGGCCGGGGGTCACGCAACCGCTGCTGCTGATTGATTACTGGAGGTGGCAAGGTTCGGCGCTTCTTGACA
This window harbors:
- the carB gene encoding carbamoyl-phosphate synthase large subunit, which gives rise to MPKRTDIKTIMVIGSGPIVIGQACEFDYSGTQACKVLKEEGYRVVLVNSNPATIMTDPDFADSTYVEPLVPEILEKIIEKENLDALLPTIGGQTALNLAVSLAESGALERHGVELIGAKIPAIQKAENRDLFKKAIADIGLEVPQSGIAHNMEEAWDVVDEIGFPVIIRPSFTLGGTGGSVAYNREEFQEFAKAGIESSPSSEILIEESIVGWKEFEYEVMRDHMDNVVIICSIENLDAMGVHTGDSITVAPAQTLTDKEYQHMRDASIAIIREIGVETGGSNIQFAVNPKDGRMMVIEMNPRVSRSSALASKATGFPIAKIAAKLAVGYSLDEISNDITKYTPASFEPTIDYVVVKIPRFAFEKFPQTAPNLTTQMKSVGEAMSIGRTFKESLQKAMRSLEIDSYGFEKVSGDPEEVREELRVPSPRRLWYIADAFRLGMDLEEIYSVSHVDPWFLRNIKQIVDFESDIAREGLNRGTMLQAKRHGFSDIEIAKILCAEEREVRDFRLREGIEPAFKMVDTCAAEFEAYTPYLYSTFESESEALPTDRKKVVILGGGPNRIGQGIEFDYCCVHASFALREEGYEAVMVNCNPETVSTDYDTSDRLYFEPLTLEDTLALIRREDPWGVIVHLGGQTPLRLALALEEEGVKIIGTSPESIDLAEDRDRFRKLVSDLGLLQPQSDTARSEGEAIGIAREIGYPVMVRPSYVLGGRAMETVYDEEALRTYIREAASVSPNHPILIDKFLKDAKEVDVDAVCDGKTVVVGGVLEHIEEAGVHSGDSAAILPPFSMELGIVEEIKSQTKKLALSLNVKGLVNIQFAVKDGEVYIIEVNPRASRTVPFVSKAIGVQLAKIGTKVMTGKSLEELGYTQEIVPGHYCVKESVFPFVKFPEVDTILGPEMKSTGEVMGIAPDLDQAFAKSQIAAGNRLPSGGVAFISVKDEDKSDRMLDIARRLSDTGFDIMATGGTSEFLNKNGIFSRTVKKVKQGRPHIVDHLKNGEVQLVINTTFGKKEIAQSYSIRRTALVNNVPYFTTLVGAVAGVSAIEALVRIGLDVKALQSYY